The Salicibibacter halophilus DNA window CTCCATAACTTTTTCAAGTGACTCTGTTGTTCCTGTTGGTAACTTGCCGTGCTGGTCAAGGATCGCTAAAAAGTCATTCGTGGACTGTTCCACACGTGAAAGTAAGTGCGTAATCCGTTGCCAACGTGTTTCCATGCGGGTAACAAATTTTAAAAGTACGGAATACCCGGCAAACCATACGAGTAAAGTAACGACGATTACAATGCCCAGTATAATTGCAAACCCCAAGACAAGGGATCCTCCCTTCTCTTCAAATTGCTTGTACAAGGATAAATGTTCATGTCCCAAGTATATCATATAAATTTCCTGATCTCAGTGGTTAATATTTATGATTCCCTCAGAACCTCTAGAACTAACATTATTATTACAGGTAAAACGTGCAGATTTTTTCCAACACACTAGAAAATAAGTGGTGGACGAAATCCTTTACATATAGTACGCTACTTGTAAGCGATTACAATTTGTGTTTTAATTTTTCCTTATGCCATCGGGAATGAATGTATGTGGTGATGGTATAAGCAAGGGAAAGCAGTCCTACTGATTGAGCGCTTGCTCAGTTTGTATTGCCGTTATTAAAGGAGGGAATCATGAACTTTCAATTAACAAAGGAACAACAGATGATTCGTGATACGGTTCGGGATTTCGCGGCAGCGGAAATTGCTCCTAAAGCAGAAGAAATCGACCGAAGCGCCCGTTTTCCCGAGGAACTATTTGAAAAAATGGGATCTTTGGGGATCATGGGAATTCCCATTGCCGAAAAGTATGGCGGTGCCGGTGCAGACACTATTTCTTATGCACTGGCAGTGGAAGAGGTCGGCAAAGCCTGTGGCGGCACCGGGCTCAGTTACGCCGCGTCGGTTTCACTTGGAGCCGGACCGCTGTATTCATTCGGAACGGAAAGCCAAAAACAAGAATATTTGGTACCGATCGCAAAAGGAGAAACATTAGGCGCATTCGGGCTTACCGAACCGAACGCAGGATCCGACGCAGGTGGCACGAAAACGACGGCAGTAAAAAAAGAAGACCGCTATGTGATTAATGGCGAGAAATGTTGGATTACGAATGCTTCCTATGCAAAAGCGGTCATCATTACCGCTGTGACCGGGAAGAAGGATAGCGGCAAAAATATCGTTTCCGCATTTATCGTTCCGACGGAGACACAAGGGTTCCAGATTACAACCCCATATGAAAAAATGGGGGTGCGCGGTTCCAATACGACAGAGCTGGTCTTAACCGATGTAGAAATCCCGGAAGAAAATGTGTTGGGCGACCCGGAAAAAGGATTCGGACAGTTCCTTCATACACTGGACGGCGGCCGAATTTCCATTGGCGCGCTGGCTTTGGGGATTGCGGAGGGAGCTTACCAAAAAGCGCTGGCCTATTCCAAGGAAAGAAAACAATTCGGCCATAAAATAAGCGAGTTCCAGGCAATTCAATTCAAGCTCGCGGATATGGCAATGGAAATTGAATTGGCAAGAACAATGGTGCATAAAGCCGCTTGGTTAAAAGATCAGAAAAAAGCTTTTAAAAAAGAAGCTGCTTTTGCCAAATTATTTGCATCGGAAATGGCAACGAGGGTGTGCAATCAAGCGTTGCAAATCCATGGCGGCTCTGGATATATGCGTGAATTTGGAATTGAGCGAATGTTAAGGGACACTAAATTAATGGAAATTGGAGAAGGGACATCAGAAATCCAGCGCATGGTTATATCAAGGGAAATCGGTTGTCCTTAGTAAGGTACGCCGGCTAAGACCGCAACGTCCTGTGGCAACGCCGGTACTAGCACATCCTGTGCGTCGTAGGGGGAATGCATATGTTTACAAAGGTTTTAGTCGCTAATCGAGGTGAAATCGCATGCCGTATTATTCAAAGTTGTCAATCACTCGGAGTGAAGGCGGTCGCGATTTATTCTGAAGCCGATCGTGACGCGCGACATACCCAACTTGCAGATGAAGCTTATGAAGTAGGTCCGGCAAAGGTTTTCGAGAGCTATTTGAACATCGATAAAATTTTAGCTATTGCAAAAGAGGCAAGAGTGAATGCCATTCATCCGGGCTATGGATTTCTATCTGAAAATCCCGATTTTGTCACACGTTGCCATGAGGAAGAAATCGTTTTTATCGGACCTGCTCCGGAGACGATGACGCTTATGGGGGATAAAGTTTCGGCGCGCAATCATATGAAAAATGCCGGCGTGCCTGTTATCCCGGGTTCGGTTGAACCGATCGCGAGTGCCGA harbors:
- a CDS encoding acyl-CoA dehydrogenase family protein; protein product: MNFQLTKEQQMIRDTVRDFAAAEIAPKAEEIDRSARFPEELFEKMGSLGIMGIPIAEKYGGAGADTISYALAVEEVGKACGGTGLSYAASVSLGAGPLYSFGTESQKQEYLVPIAKGETLGAFGLTEPNAGSDAGGTKTTAVKKEDRYVINGEKCWITNASYAKAVIITAVTGKKDSGKNIVSAFIVPTETQGFQITTPYEKMGVRGSNTTELVLTDVEIPEENVLGDPEKGFGQFLHTLDGGRISIGALALGIAEGAYQKALAYSKERKQFGHKISEFQAIQFKLADMAMEIELARTMVHKAAWLKDQKKAFKKEAAFAKLFASEMATRVCNQALQIHGGSGYMREFGIERMLRDTKLMEIGEGTSEIQRMVISREIGCP